One Odocoileus virginianus isolate 20LAN1187 ecotype Illinois chromosome 6, Ovbor_1.2, whole genome shotgun sequence DNA segment encodes these proteins:
- the LOC110137198 gene encoding uncharacterized protein, whose protein sequence is MVGCREERGPECYETLSEGEGPKSRAPCRSPALTEGGLGPGVLRLRERPRGCRILRCSRLLRGPAAAASESPGVAAVQGREPAGCREVDASHDESLRARGGGDRPGERRGWPVRAAALVPSSGGCLMPRGWLTTAGTPLAPAEGLEGVRGTVWATVSAQYSPKATRLSKQERSWEDPVP, encoded by the exons ATGGTGGGGTGCCGGGAGGAGAGAGGC CCCGAGTGCTACGAGACTCTGAGCGAAGGGGAGGGACCCAAATCCAGAGCCCCCTGCCGGTCCCCGGCGCTCACCGAGGGCGGGCTCGGCCCGGGTGTCCTGCGGCTCCGGGAGAGGCCGCGCGGCTGCCGCATCCTACGGTGCTCCAGGCTCCTCCGGGGAccagccgccgccgcctccgaGTCTCCCGGGGTGGCGGCCGTCCAGGGGCGAGAGCCGGCGGGCTGCCGGGAGGTGGACGCGTCACACGACGAGTCCCTCCGGGCGCGCGGGGGCGGGGACCGGCCGGGCGAGAGGCGTGGGTGGCCGGTGCGAGCAGCGGCCCTGGTCCCTAGCTCAGGCGGCTGCCTGATGCCCAGAGGCTGGCTGACCACCGCTGGGACGCCTTTAGCCCCGGCCGAGGGCTTGGAGGGAGTGCGGGGCACAGTGTGGGCTACTGTGTCCGCACAGTATTCACCGAAGGCAACGCGGCTCAGCAAGCAAGAGAGAAGCTGGGAGGACCCAGTACCGTGA